The Stieleria maiorica genome includes the window GGGCGGCTACCGACCCTGCGCGGTACGGATTTTCCCTCCAATCAAGCGTTGCCCAAAAGTGGTTCATTGTTCGTCGGAGAACAAGCCAGCTTGGTCTTGCCACACGTCGGTGCCCCCTTCGTCTCCAGCGGCGCCCTGTTAGATGAAGTCGAGGGGCTGAACCATTACCACGGTTGGGTCGACGGAATCATCAGCGGCCAACAGCCCAGCGACGGATTTGATTACGGCGGTCCGCTGACCGAAGCCGTTCTGCTGGGTAACGTCGCCGTGCGATACCGAGGTGAAACGTTGAAATGGAACGGCAAAGCAATGCAGTTCACCAACGACGATTCCGCCAACGCATGGCTACGCCGCGACTACCGCGACGGCTGGGACATCGCTGCGGTCTAAGTGTGTCGAACCGGTGGGATAGGCTTCCAGCGGGTCATTCACGGCCCGATGAGCTCTGAACCACCATCTGCCCCTTTCCGATGGGCAGGACGACAACCGAGAAACCGAACCCTTGCGAAAGGGTTCGGCGGAATTCAAACATCTCGCTGGCGTGGGAAACGGCGTTGTCGACAACCATCAGCCCGAATCGCAGCACGCGAAGCAACTCTGGCGCCCAATCCACATATCGTGAGCGGTCCGCGTCCAAAAAAATGAGGTCGTATTGATCGTCAGCACATTGCCGCAGGAAGTCACCGGCATCACTTTGGTGGACGGTGACCTTTTCGGCCA containing:
- a CDS encoding O-methyltransferase; this encodes MAIDAYLEQLYRDGCRNDDAADSREGMMLNITPSTGMFLDLLIRDSKPSRILELGTSNGYSTLWIGRAAAAIDATVDTVDASAAKLERAKANLAACDLAEKVTVHQSDAGDFLRQCADDQYDLIFLDADRSRYVDWAPELLRVLRFGLMVVDNAVSHASEMFEFRRTLSQGFGFSVVVLPIGKGQMVVQSSSGRE